In one Halorubrum sp. CBA1229 genomic region, the following are encoded:
- a CDS encoding YbhB/YbcL family Raf kinase inhibitor-like protein, which translates to MSDLSLSSPAFGDGERIPAEHGYAERNVNPPLRIDGVPDEAAALVLIVDDPDAEEPAGTVWDHWLVWDIDPGREAIPENWSPTGATEGQNDFGEHGYGGPNPPDREHTYRFRLYAVDEPLDLPPSTDKEGLIDAMTGRTVGKARIDGTYPA; encoded by the coding sequence ATGAGTGATCTCAGCCTATCGAGTCCGGCGTTCGGCGACGGCGAGCGCATCCCCGCGGAGCACGGCTACGCGGAGCGAAACGTCAATCCGCCGCTGCGGATCGACGGCGTCCCCGACGAGGCGGCGGCGCTCGTGCTCATCGTCGACGATCCCGATGCGGAAGAGCCGGCGGGAACGGTGTGGGACCACTGGCTGGTCTGGGACATCGACCCCGGTCGCGAGGCGATCCCGGAGAACTGGTCCCCGACAGGGGCGACCGAGGGACAGAACGACTTCGGCGAGCACGGCTACGGCGGACCGAACCCACCGGACCGCGAGCACACCTACCGCTTCCGGCTGTACGCGGTCGATGAGCCGCTCGACCTTCCGCCGTCGACCGACAAGGAGGGCCTCATCGACGCGATGACGGGACGGACCGTCGGTAAGGCTCGGATCGACGGGACGTACCCGGCGTGA
- a CDS encoding SDR family oxidoreductase yields the protein MSDRASADSAGDGSAPPELLFTGFPGFLGSALLRRVLARGDGPVACLIQPRYRELAEDRAREIVAEVGSEADGTDSESAHPPAVHLYEGDITEPDLGLGSALDDPDLLAGVEEVYHLAAVYDLSVDADLAESVNVRGTEHVLDAAERLAVDRLHYVSTCYVSGRYDGVFTPDRLREGQSFNNRYEASKYRAEVAVRERMADGLPATVYRPAITVGDSETGETDKLDGPYNLLRLLFAQPARLAFAFTLPGADETELNVVPRDYVVDAIAALSGRPETVGETFQLCDPEPLTVPEFVATLSDAAGRRTVTVPTPKRVAKAAARLLSAAGVGVEPATIDYFDHPTRYRCPNARAALDGTGVEPPPFESYVDRIVAFARENPSVGDDPMT from the coding sequence GTGAGCGACCGCGCCTCTGCGGACAGCGCCGGGGACGGCTCCGCGCCCCCCGAACTCCTCTTCACCGGCTTTCCCGGCTTCCTCGGCTCGGCGCTCCTCCGGCGGGTCCTCGCCCGCGGCGACGGGCCGGTCGCCTGCCTCATTCAGCCCAGGTACCGCGAACTGGCCGAGGATCGCGCTCGGGAGATCGTCGCGGAGGTCGGGAGCGAGGCGGACGGTACCGACTCCGAGTCCGCGCATCCCCCGGCCGTCCACCTCTACGAGGGCGACATCACCGAGCCCGACCTGGGACTCGGCTCGGCGCTCGACGATCCGGACCTGCTGGCGGGCGTCGAGGAAGTGTACCACCTCGCGGCGGTGTACGACCTGAGCGTCGACGCCGACCTCGCTGAGTCGGTCAACGTCCGCGGGACCGAGCACGTTCTTGACGCCGCCGAACGGCTCGCCGTCGACCGGCTCCACTACGTGAGCACCTGCTACGTCAGCGGCCGGTACGACGGCGTCTTCACCCCGGACCGGCTCCGCGAGGGCCAGTCGTTCAACAACCGCTACGAGGCGTCGAAGTACCGCGCCGAGGTCGCGGTGCGGGAGCGGATGGCCGACGGGCTCCCGGCGACCGTCTACCGGCCGGCGATCACGGTCGGCGACAGCGAGACCGGCGAGACCGACAAGCTCGACGGCCCGTACAACCTCCTCCGGCTGCTCTTCGCACAGCCCGCGCGGCTCGCGTTCGCGTTCACCCTCCCCGGCGCCGACGAGACCGAGTTGAACGTCGTGCCGCGCGACTACGTCGTCGACGCGATCGCGGCGCTGAGCGGCCGGCCGGAGACGGTCGGCGAGACGTTTCAGCTCTGCGACCCGGAGCCGCTGACGGTCCCGGAATTCGTCGCGACGCTGAGCGACGCGGCCGGCCGCCGGACGGTGACCGTCCCGACACCGAAGCGGGTCGCGAAGGCGGCGGCCCGCCTGCTCTCGGCCGCGGGAGTCGGCGTGGAGCCGGCGACGATCGACTACTTCGACCACCCGACCCGCTACCGCTGTCCGAACGCGCGGGCGGCGCTGGACGGAACCGGCGTCGAACCCCCGCCGTTCGAGTCGTACGTCGACCGGATCGTGGCGTTCGCCCGCGAGAACCCGTCCGTCGGCGACGACCCGATGACGTGA
- a CDS encoding TatD family hydrolase translates to MTEDLDTPVLDNHLHLDPRHGRGIDAVEDFVRLGGTHLLVVNKPSWHLGVEPDEPADFRPVFEETLDAVAAATEVLPGRAWPVLGVHPGLISRLVDERGFAPEDARDLMQGGLEVASEFVADGRALALKSGRPHYDVTDAVWDASNAVTRRAFELGAALDCAVQLHTEASEDLTDLAAVAEESGLDPTKAVKHYAEGRLAGPTPSVMSEKDRIERAAESGEPFLMETDFVDDPEKPGMVMGPKTVPRRVRWLLEEGHDEAVRRAHVETPRDVYGIDTEATLAEPTS, encoded by the coding sequence ATGACCGAGGACCTCGACACGCCGGTGCTCGACAACCACCTCCACCTCGATCCGCGACACGGCCGCGGGATCGACGCCGTCGAGGACTTCGTCCGGCTCGGCGGCACCCACCTGCTCGTGGTGAACAAGCCCTCGTGGCACCTCGGCGTCGAGCCCGACGAGCCGGCCGACTTCCGCCCCGTCTTCGAGGAGACGCTCGACGCGGTCGCCGCCGCGACCGAGGTCCTCCCGGGGCGCGCGTGGCCCGTCCTCGGCGTCCACCCCGGCCTGATAAGCCGCCTGGTCGACGAGCGCGGCTTCGCGCCCGAGGACGCCCGCGACCTGATGCAGGGGGGCTTGGAGGTCGCGAGCGAGTTCGTCGCCGACGGCCGGGCGCTCGCGCTGAAGTCCGGCCGCCCGCACTACGACGTGACCGACGCCGTCTGGGACGCCTCGAACGCGGTCACTCGGCGCGCGTTCGAGCTCGGCGCCGCGCTCGACTGCGCCGTCCAGCTCCACACCGAGGCCAGCGAGGACCTCACCGACCTGGCCGCCGTCGCCGAGGAGTCCGGGCTCGATCCGACGAAAGCTGTCAAACACTACGCCGAGGGCCGGCTCGCGGGCCCGACGCCGAGCGTGATGAGCGAGAAGGACCGGATCGAACGCGCCGCCGAGTCGGGCGAGCCGTTCCTGATGGAGACCGACTTCGTCGACGACCCGGAGAAGCCGGGGATGGTGATGGGCCCCAAGACCGTCCCGCGCCGCGTCCGCTGGCTGCTGGAGGAGGGCCACGACGAGGCGGTCCGACGCGCTCACGTCGAGACGCCCCGAGACGTGTACGGGATCGACACCGAGGCGACGCTGGCGGAGCCGACGTCGTGA